The following are encoded in a window of Corythoichthys intestinalis isolate RoL2023-P3 chromosome 8, ASM3026506v1, whole genome shotgun sequence genomic DNA:
- the dnajb1b gene encoding dnaJ homolog subfamily B member 1b has product MGKDYYDILGIKKDASEDDIKKAYRKQALRYHPDKNKSPGAEDKFKEIAEAYDVLSDPKKKDIYDRFGEEGLKGGGPSGGGGGPGNFSYTFQGDPHVIFSEFFGGRNPFEQFFGGRNGGMDEDMDTDDTFARFGMGGSGFPRSFSSGMGGFGGHSSVVKKQQDPPVVHDLGVTLEEVLSGCTKKMKISRKRVNPDGRTLRREEKILEVQIKKGWKEGTKITFPKEGDETPTNIPADVVFVLKDKPHAVFKRDNSDIVYTAKISLRDALCGCTVNAPTLEGRVVTVTSTDVVQPGMKRRISGEGLPYPKRPDRRGDLIVEYEVKFPERLSQSARDTIASVLPRS; this is encoded by the exons ATGGGGAAAGACTACTACGACATTTTGGGAATTAAAAAAGACGCTTCCGAGGACGACATAAAGAAAGCTTATCGTAAGCAAGCTCTTCGCTATCACCCGGACAAGAACAAGTCGCCAGGAGCTGAGGATAAATTTAAAGAAATCGCCGAAGCTTACGATGTCCTGAGCGACCCAAAGAAAAAGGACATTTACGACCGATTTGGAGAAGAAG GACTGAAAGGAGGTGGACCATCTGGTGGTGGCGGCGGTCCTGGCAACTTTAGCTACACGTTCCAAGGCGACCCACACGTCATTTTTTCAGAGTTCTTCGGTGGTCGAAATCCTTTTGAGCAATTCTTTGGTGGGCGCAATGGTGGCATGGATGAGGACATGGACACTGATGACACCTTTGCCCGCTTTGGAATGGGTGGTAGCGGCTTCCCTCGCTCCTTCAGCTCAGGTATGGGAGGCTTTGGCGGTCACAGTAGTGTTGTGAAGAAACAACAAGACCCCCCTGTGGTCCATGATCTTGGGGTGACCTTGGAAGAAGTACTGTCTGGTTGCACAAAGAAAATGAAGATCTCGCGCAAAAGGGTGAATCCCGACGGGCGAACGCTTAGGAGAGAGGAGAAAATCCTGGAGGTTCAGATAAAGAAGGGATGGAAGGAAGGCACTAAAATCACGTTTCCCAAAGAAGGGGATGAAACCCCGACAAACATTCCAGCTGATGTGGTGTTCGTGTTAAAGGACAAACCGCATGCTGTGTTCAAGCGTGACAACTCTGACATTGTTTACACAGCCAAGATCTCACTTCGAGAT GCCTTATGTGGCTGTACAGTCAACGCGCCTACACTTGAAGGCCGAGTCGTAACAGTGACATCAACAGATGTGGTGCAGCCCGGGATGAAAAGGCGCATTAGCGGAGAGGGGCTGCCGTATCCTAAGCGTCCAGACCGTCGAGGTGACCTGATTGTGGAATATGAGGTGAAATTCCCTGAACGGCTCAGTCAAAGTGCTCGGGACACCATCGCCTCAGTTCTTCCTCGGTCGTAA